gttattattattattgttattattgttattattgttattattattattgttattattattattattattgttgttgttgttattattattgttgttattgttattattgttattattgttattattgttattattgttattattgttattattattattattattattattattattatcttatagGTTTGGACGAGGCAGAAGAATTGTTGGCACTTCAAAGGTATTTGAGTGGTACTCTTCACATTCGCACGGCTATCATGGATTTTCATATGTTCAAGACACGGGTGAGAATGTCGACTTTGtcattttctatcgaatagaAACATATTAtcggatacatacatatgtataaattttaatgatttttgttttatttatttatttctattttttttattcttttttatttttgaataggTGGGTACTAGTTACTATCACATAAAAAGGCCActcttcgttttattgaaTGACTACAATGATACGAGGGACGAGCTAGCGCATGTAAAAGatttcatacatatacgtataaaaaataataatttttgaaataattcgttacgaataattttaaacttTAAGAAAGTATGAGGAGAAACATAACGATAACATATTTACTAATATGTAGCAGGTTTCTACGTGGCTCGCAATGGAGTATCCAACTTGGTTGCTATTCTTCAGGAACGAGACCCAAATCGACGTGTTTTTTCGTAACATTTACATACCGTTCAATTGCCAATTGATGATAActcaaaagaataaaaacgatgaGATGATCTTTGAAGTCTATCAAATTGACGAACAGTCGAAGATCAGGATCATGAATTTTGGCACTTGGGATAGAATAAATGGTTTCAAAGGACCTTTATTGGGCCTCTATCAAAGGAGGAATAATCTTCATGGACATAATATACGCGTTGTCATGGCCCAcgttagttttattttttgagaaTCAAAATATGGGTtctcaaataattatattgttattgtttttaaataagacAATTTTATAGGATCCTCCGGTATCCTTGATATATCGTAATGAGAAGAACGAGATAATTAAAGTGGGTGGTTTCTTCGGAGAGTTGATGAAGTTGCTGCAGGAAGGTATGAATTGCACGTGAGTAGTAAGTATGtaatttgtgtgtatatattaaatggcacagaaaatgagagaggagagaaataaagagaatgagCATACGGTTACAATGTTTCGCTTCAatccttttttgtcttttttttgtcttcttgctCTGTTTTTGCTCCATTTGTTATTGAATTTCTCTGGTTTCGTCGTTTCTCTAAACGTTTTCTGAGATCTTCTAATAGTCTGGCAGTTTCCTTTCTGAAATATTCTTCCTGATGTGCTgacgatttttcttcgaaaatgtCTCTTTTCCTGCCATCACCGCTTCTTCGTTGTCTTTGCGAATACAACCTCTCATTTTGGCATAATAGTCGGATTTTATCGGTCCGACGTAAGAAACACTCTCTCGTAATTCTacataacatttttcttatttatcaaaCGCAACTTTCATCATCTCGTTGATTCGTCCTTCAATTTAATcctttaatttatcattttcttttttttctttgttttcgttttttttggTTGTTAGTATTACAATAATCTATTGTGTGAATTTGACGTGAGTCGCACGACGTTTTGACAAAATGCTTAGAACTTTCTATGCCAGTCACGATATAACGatcgtttttcgtttctcaATTTTTCCCTTTATTGTAGAATATAGATCATTATTCGGAGAATACTTTATTCGCAAGTAGATAATGAGACGTCTTATAGACCATTAATCTGTCTAATCATTGGTATTTCAGAATTCTtgttaataaaacgaataatatatttttatttatgccTATTCTCTTCGTAGAATgacttatatagaaacaaattctTGGGGTTTAAATCTATTAAACGGAACCTGGACTGGTGCTATAGGGATACTGATGAAAAATGAAGCTGATATTGCTGGCATGGAATTAATGATGACGTCTGACAGATTGGATGCCATTTCTTTCACTACTCCGGTTTTCTCTACGAAGTACGTCGTAATTATTGTTTacaataagatataataatgttaatagattatatcgtaaattgacatatatacctaagttattatatattatgctGTTTTTTAAGATGTCGTACATTCATCAAAAGACCGGATTCTACGTCTATCAAGTGGCGAGCTTACACAGCTCCCTTCGACACCTACATTTGGTACTTTATAGGCTTGCTGATATTATTAAGTAGTGGAATGATTTTGATGATAAAAGTTGTAGTTAAATTGGTATCCTATCACGAAGATTTTGAACATTCACCGTCGACATTTTCGGAGATAATGTTTTATGTTTTCGGAGTATTTTGTAGTCAAGGTACGACGAATAGGTCAGAATTTACGCATAGTAAAGATGTTTACgtattgtttttgtttgtaaaaaatGTAGGCATGGAACAATCACTGTTAGATCCAATTCGCATGGTACAATTTGTTATCCATTTGACGGCTGTTGTCGTATTGGCCGCTTATTCCGCAGCTCTTATAAGTTTCCTGGCTATTAAGACTTTCGTTATGCCTTTCACGACCATGGAGGGTCTTCTGAAGGATGGTACCTATCGATTTGGAGTTATTCAAGAATCTGCggattattccttttttcaagTAAAGAATTTCTCATcgttaaatcaatattataatgtaactGTTGATTTCTCTAtatcgcgaaaaaaaaaaattataaaatatcgttgTTTTAGAATACAACGGATAAAGTGCTCAGCGTAttgttttctaatttattaacaaaagagACCGATCTACCTATCAATTATCTCGATGGTTTGAATCGTGTTTGCGAGGTAGACAAGTATGCCTTCATGGCGATGGATAATATCGCAGCGGAATTGCAACCAAAGCTCATTTGCAACTTGGAATCTCTCGACACTATAACGCAAACGACTATAGCGATGGCGGTGCCTAATAGAAGTCCGTACGATGGTATTATCAATAGCAAGTACGCggttttctttcgatttctattttctttttcttttctattaattttttttcggcGGGAAGATATCTTCcaagaaatgattttatttttagtgattttttaattttatttttattttatttttactttatttctaaTGATATCTTATTACTTTATAGCATTCTGATGTTGAGAGATAGTGGAATACTTCAACGTTTGCTCAACACCGAATGGTCTAATCAGTTCACAAAGGTATAACGTTATTTCTAAATTGTATCTTTAAATGTTAAAGAATTGttgtatttttaaagaaacaaaaaggtaCAAAGCTTGTACGTTTTTTAGCCTAAAAGCACATGGACGTCGGTCGAGCTTTACGACATGGTGCCGCTATTAATTTTCATGTTTTGTGGCTCCGTCATTAgttcctttttactttctttagaATATATGGTACATCGACAAGTTGCGAATAATAGGAAACTACGAATCGTACGAAAGAGACGTGTgaagatattttaatgtaGATTTAGAATAGTGTATATGAAAAtgaacaatgaaaaatatcattcatCATCTTTGTTCATAGTCCGTAAGAggaataaactttttatttgttttttctaaacGAAAGTTTTCGTCTAATTGatttttcacgaaataattttaacgggaaaaagaataaaatgctCTTCCTTTCTCATCAGTTTCAAAACAGACTGTACGAGTAACCTGTTATATACTTTGtttgaaatacatatatataaaccgtCGGCAAAAAATTGCTCGACAAATTCGGTGTTtacttttcaataatatttagaaCGTTCGAGAGTTTAGTGAAGATCGGTTCGTCCTTCTGATTTATTTTGCGTagagatttctctttctcatgtaCGTTCAATGTGTACGTGTAATTCTTGATTATTAAATTACGTTATATGTTCTTCGTACTTTTGTTGATTTTTATCTACATTCCGATATGTCAGAACGTCGTAGAATTTTTTCATCGACGAGATTAagcgagaaggaaagaacgtTTGGAAAGGAGAACATTTGCGATTTAAGGCAATCTAACAAATTGGCTGGTACCAATTCTCAGAAGGCTCCATCTTTGAAAAAAACTTATTCCAGTGATATTGGAGGTCCGTGCTATTGTAATGTGAATGCGTgtaacaatataattaataacaatgtcAAGTCGTCGACGAAAAAGACACCGTTTCGAATTCACTTTGATCGTGCTGGCAACGATCTTAACAAAGGAGTTCGCGTTCGAGAACGGATTATCGAGTATGATACTCGCAGGATCGAGGAACTTAAGAGAAATACACGATTCTCGGAAAATAAGGTTGGTATATAAACGTTCATACGTTGAGGAATAATCGTAacgaaatgaattatattgtACGAATGAATAGCTTATGTTATGGCCAAGACGTGGTTTTTATACGAAGAGACAACAATCGGAAGTGAACTTGGCTCAGGATTTGCAAAATTTCAAGGAGAACAGGGAGCTCGTTCCTAACTCGTACGGTTCTTCTTCTGATAAAGCGACAGTAAGATCGGATAAAACCATTTTCGATCTCAAATTAGCAAAGCCACAGATTTCAATCACAAAATCTTTGGTAGATCTTTCCCAAGAGTAAGTCACGGCATGTTATATCACCTTAACAATTTATGTGCGgatacatataaaagaaaaaaaagatgcaatgttttaattattggATTCGAATCtgttatattgatatttagaAGTAAACAATCAACGTTTGTCAACAAAGTTCGCGATGTGAGTAAACAAGATCTTCGGCCTACACAGTCTACGTACGTTGAAAAGTGAGTCTCCATACtacaaattttgaaaatacaaattttatgtcaatttaagataaaatatattaacgatttattaaaatgtaataacaacatttcaatatttttatgataggAAAGAATTGGTGGTTACGACATCTCACTTACGCTCCAGATCTTGTTCCAATCAACGAACAGTCGTTGTAACAAGGAGCAGAATAGCTTCAACTGGTTCTACAAACGAAGCTTTTGTCGATCTACAGAAACAACAAGGTGGATCCAATAAATGCAAGGCATTCGATGTCAATAAAGATTCGTTGTTTGCGGGTTATTCGACTATACTTTCCACCGATACGTTGAAGAATCAAGCTATTTCTAAAGACTCAAATAAGTCTGAGtctttagatattttaatttgtcgAGGAAAGAAATCGCATGATCAGGAAAGGCAACCATTGTTGGATACGATTCCATCGAAGGTATAGAAGACGCACGTGAATCATTAAAGTTGTATCTAATAAAATGTTGTCTTGATTTAAGGTACGAGGGAAAGTAAAAAACGATTGGGAAGTCGTTAAACAGAATACTGATTTTTCCCCATATTTGTTATATCATACCGATTATCTCGTTGATTTGTTGacgattgaaaaagagaaggaagataatTCACTGAAATTGTCTTCTGgatttatcaataaatatgcTAATAACGAACCGAGAAATATAATAGTCGCTTTTCTCATACATCTTGCTGTAAGTACGAATCTTTGAGATttgataattagaaaattgcgcgatttatgattaaatttgttttttttttttacagacaCATTGCCGTTATCCGTCATTCATTCTCTATCAAGCGGTGAaactttttgatattattctcGATAAAATTCCTATAGATATAACGGACATGCAATTAGTAGCAATAACAGCGTTATGGATTGTTCTGAAGAAAGATGGAAACTTCAATAACATTCCATCGGTCGTAACGCAatcgtatatttaataaatccaACATGTCTATTAAACGACATATTAATATCGAGATAAATTGTGTTTTTTAACTTAACACAATTGTTGTTTCAGGCAACTGTGATGCTCGCTCTAATTCCAGATCAACAATATACTAACGTAGACATATTGGCCGAATGGGAAAGAGTGGTCTTGCGTTCTctcaaatttaatatatcattttccgatccattttctattttcgttttttatgtGATTAATTGCGATTACGATCAGGATAAGATTTCCAACCGTACCATCACCAAGATCTATTATTGCGGAGGTTATGTTGTACGTGATCAAGTTTAAACGATTTCATTGCAGATATTTCTTGTGATcgaatattcgaatattttaatatgttttcTTCTGCAGATCGATTTGACGTTATTGGATGTGAGCTTTAGTTGTATAACGTCGAATCATTTGGCTCTTGCTGCAGCCGAATTAGTAATGTGCATTGTCCTGGACAGTGATTTATCAAATCCTCGATGGCATTTCTGGAGACGTATTATAACAGATGGTATTAACATTCCAATGAGGTATTGATATCATTAAgcttagaaaaaatttttatgaactaaacaaaaagattgattttaattataatacatttatttatttatgaaaaaggaTTTATGATGATGAGATCAATGTGTTAAGATCAACTATGATCTCTCACATTTTGGAGTCAGAGAAAAAGCATACAAAGGAGGAGacggtaaaaaaaagatatagccACAATAGATACGGTAATATTTCTAACTTTCTTCTagagaagataaaggaaataccgtctgaaaattattcaatatctaTGTAATTCTCTTATTCGCTTTTATTTCTtgactgtttttttttatttaatattttttgttattatatttgtcatacattatatatatccGTCTAagagggataaaaaaaatttaatttatcatttagagtagttatagaattattaggagaaaataaatatttcgattacaTCACACTTTCTTTAACTCTGTTACATTCTATAGTACTTCAAATCGAATcacaatatatacacacattatcACTTGAATCTTATACAAATAcgttttagaaatataatattcgattGGATTTGCTTACCACTGTTGTTTGTATCACCTTTCTAACTTCCGCcaatttatttacgatcgttcttgaaataatgaaatcaaTATCAATACATTCCATGTCTACATAATGTTtgcgatcgattattttacatattaacGTGgattgcatttatttataagaataattgacctgaaaaggaagaagtgaCAAACTCCTTAagatatgattttataattcatttttgtcGTACCCATAAGTTCTATAAATTGTTGGTTAAGATAAAATCTATTGCATCACCCTGATCGACGGAAAAATTGATCAATGATATATTAACATGTTTTACAATGAATTTACacattcgatatattatttcgatttaccTTGAACAATAAATTGAGATTTCAGCTACCAGATAGTTGTAAGAAATTTAGTCTCTTAGAGTAAATCGTACTGATTGCCAAATACCGTGTTTCAATTCGTCCAAAGCATGTACTGTTTTTCCAGCAGAGCTTAAAATAATGCGAGGTGGTTCTAATCCTAGATTGCATTTGGACCATTCCTCCACTGGTGCTAAACCACCATTAGGACAGACCAACATAAAGTCTGACGTCTTCACGCCACCTTCAGACTCGTTCTTCTTATCTACGAACGTGATTAATGAAAGTtttagaaaagataatattaaaataggatgtgaaataaattatagaaatttacCAATTTCCATGAGAGCAGGTAGAGGCAAGAAAGCCACATCGCCT
This DNA window, taken from Vespula vulgaris chromosome 19, iyVesVulg1.1, whole genome shotgun sequence, encodes the following:
- the LOC127070909 gene encoding probable glutamate receptor isoform X3; its protein translation is MSLNKLDQFFLAWILIGVQITRSQLMIRPVYVYKHVIRGMHDYFNNTCIILLHDTPNVIENTGLDEAEELLALQRYLSGTLHIRTAIMDFHMFKTRVGTSYYHIKRPLFVLLNDYNDTRDELAHQVSTWLAMEYPTWLLFFRNETQIDVFFRNIYIPFNCQLMITQKNKNDEMIFEVYQIDEQSKIRIMNFGTWDRINGFKGPLLGLYQRRNNLHGHNIRVVMAHDPPVSLIYRNEKNEIIKVGGFFGELMKLLQEGMNCTMTYIETNSWGLNLLNGTWTGAIGILMKNEADIAGMELMMTSDRLDAISFTTPVFSTKCRTFIKRPDSTSIKWRAYTAPFDTYIWYFIGLLILLSSGMILMIKVVVKLVSYHEDFEHSPSTFSEIMFYVFGVFCSQGMEQSLLDPIRMVQFVIHLTAVVVLAAYSAALISFLAIKTFVMPFTTMEGLLKDGTYRFGVIQESADYSFFQNTTDKVLSVLFSNLLTKETDLPINYLDGLNRVCEVDKYAFMAMDNIAAELQPKLICNLESLDTITQTTIAMAVPNRSPYDGIINSNILMLRDSGILQRLLNTEWSNQFTKNVVEFFHRRD
- the LOC127070909 gene encoding probable glutamate receptor isoform X1, translating into MSLNKLDQFFLAWILIGVQITRSQLMIRPVYVYKHVIRGMHDYFNNTCIILLHDTPNVIENTGLDEAEELLALQRYLSGTLHIRTAIMDFHMFKTRVGTSYYHIKRPLFVLLNDYNDTRDELAHQVSTWLAMEYPTWLLFFRNETQIDVFFRNIYIPFNCQLMITQKNKNDEMIFEVYQIDEQSKIRIMNFGTWDRINGFKGPLLGLYQRRNNLHGHNIRVVMAHDPPVSLIYRNEKNEIIKVGGFFGELMKLLQEGMNCTMTYIETNSWGLNLLNGTWTGAIGILMKNEADIAGMELMMTSDRLDAISFTTPVFSTKCRTFIKRPDSTSIKWRAYTAPFDTYIWYFIGLLILLSSGMILMIKVVVKLVSYHEDFEHSPSTFSEIMFYVFGVFCSQGMEQSLLDPIRMVQFVIHLTAVVVLAAYSAALISFLAIKTFVMPFTTMEGLLKDGTYRFGVIQESADYSFFQNTTDKVLSVLFSNLLTKETDLPINYLDGLNRVCEVDKYAFMAMDNIAAELQPKLICNLESLDTITQTTIAMAVPNRSPYDGIINSNILMLRDSGILQRLLNTEWSNQFTKPKSTWTSVELYDMVPLLIFMFCGSVISSFLLSLEYMVHRQVANNRKLRIVRKRRVKIF
- the LOC127070909 gene encoding probable glutamate receptor isoform X2, translating into MSLNKLDQFFLAWILIGVQITRSQLMIRPVYVYKHVIRGMHDYFNNTCIILLHDTPNVIENTGLDEAEELLALQRYLSGTLHIRTAIMDFHMFKTRVGTSYYHIKRPLFVLLNDYNDTRDELAHVSTWLAMEYPTWLLFFRNETQIDVFFRNIYIPFNCQLMITQKNKNDEMIFEVYQIDEQSKIRIMNFGTWDRINGFKGPLLGLYQRRNNLHGHNIRVVMAHDPPVSLIYRNEKNEIIKVGGFFGELMKLLQEGMNCTMTYIETNSWGLNLLNGTWTGAIGILMKNEADIAGMELMMTSDRLDAISFTTPVFSTKCRTFIKRPDSTSIKWRAYTAPFDTYIWYFIGLLILLSSGMILMIKVVVKLVSYHEDFEHSPSTFSEIMFYVFGVFCSQGMEQSLLDPIRMVQFVIHLTAVVVLAAYSAALISFLAIKTFVMPFTTMEGLLKDGTYRFGVIQESADYSFFQNTTDKVLSVLFSNLLTKETDLPINYLDGLNRVCEVDKYAFMAMDNIAAELQPKLICNLESLDTITQTTIAMAVPNRSPYDGIINSNILMLRDSGILQRLLNTEWSNQFTKPKSTWTSVELYDMVPLLIFMFCGSVISSFLLSLEYMVHRQVANNRKLRIVRKRRVKIF
- the LOC127070908 gene encoding uncharacterized protein LOC127070908 encodes the protein MSERRRIFSSTRLSEKERTFGKENICDLRQSNKLAGTNSQKAPSLKKTYSSDIGGPCYCNVNACNNIINNNVKSSTKKTPFRIHFDRAGNDLNKGVRVRERIIEYDTRRIEELKRNTRFSENKLMLWPRRGFYTKRQQSEVNLAQDLQNFKENRELVPNSYGSSSDKATVRSDKTIFDLKLAKPQISITKSLVDLSQESKQSTFVNKVRDVSKQDLRPTQSTYVEKKELVVTTSHLRSRSCSNQRTVVVTRSRIASTGSTNEAFVDLQKQQGGSNKCKAFDVNKDSLFAGYSTILSTDTLKNQAISKDSNKSESLDILICRGKKSHDQERQPLLDTIPSKVRGKVKNDWEVVKQNTDFSPYLLYHTDYLVDLLTIEKEKEDNSLKLSSGFINKYANNEPRNIIVAFLIHLATHCRYPSFILYQAVKLFDIILDKIPIDITDMQLVAITALWIVLKKDGNFNNIPSATVMLALIPDQQYTNVDILAEWERVVLRSLKFNISFSDPFSIFVFYVINCDYDQDKISNRTITKIYYCGGYVIDLTLLDVSFSCITSNHLALAAAELVMCIVLDSDLSNPRWHFWRRIITDGINIPMRIYDDEINVLRSTMISHILESEKKHTKEETVKKRYSHNRYGNISNFLLEKIKEIPSENYSISM